The following proteins are co-located in the Meriones unguiculatus strain TT.TT164.6M chromosome 4, Bangor_MerUng_6.1, whole genome shotgun sequence genome:
- the Nkx2-2 gene encoding homeobox protein Nkx-2.2 isoform X2, translated as MSLTNTKTGFSVKDILDLPDTNDEEGSVAEGPEEESEGPEPAKRPGALGPGALDAVQSLALKSPFYDSGDNPYTRWLASTEGLQYSLHGLAASAPPQDSSSKSPEPSADESPDNDKEAPGGGGDAGKKRKRRVLFSKAQTYELERRFRQQRYLSAPEREHLASLIRLTPTQVKIWFQNHRYKMKRARAEKGMEVTPLPSPRRVAVPVLVRDGKPCHALKAQDLAAATFQAGIPFSAYSAQSLQHMQYNAQYSSAGAPQYPTAHPLVQAQQWTW; from the exons ATGTCGCTGACCAACACAAAGACGGGGTTCTCAGTCAAGGACATCCTGGACCTTCCGGACACCAACGACGAGGAAGGCTCGGTGGCCGAAGGGCCGGAGGAGGAGAGCGAAGGGCCGGAGCCCGCCAAGAGGCCCGGGGCGCTGGGGCCGGGCGCCCTGGACGCCGTGCAGAGCCTGGCCCTCAAGAGCCCTTTCTACGACAGCGGCGACAACCCCTACACCCGCTGGCTGGCCAGCACCGAGGGCCTCCAGTACTCCC TGCACGGGCTGGCGGCCAGCGCTCCCCCCCAGGACTCCAGCTCCAAGTCCCCGGAGCCCTCGGCCGACGAGTCCCCGGACAATGACAAGGAGGCCCCGGGCGGCGGGGGGGACGCCGGCAAGAAGCGCAAGCGCCGCGTGCTCTTCTCCAAAGCGCAGACCTACGAGCTGGAGCGGCGCTTCCGGCAGCAGCGGTACCTGTCGGCGCCCGAGCGCGAGCACCTGGCCAGCCTCATCCGCCTGACGCCCACGCAGGTCAAGATCTGGTTCCAGAACCACCGCTACAAGATGAAGCGCGCCCGGGCCGAGAAAGGTATGGAGGTGACGCCCTTGCCCTCGCCGCGCCGCGTGGCCGTGCCCGTGCTGGTCAGGGACGGCAAGCCGTGCCACGCGCTCAAAGCCCAGGACCTGGCAGCCGCCACCTTCCAGGCAGGCATCCCCTTCTCCGCCTACAGCGCGCAGTCGCTGCAGCACATGCAGTACAACGCCCAATACAGCTCGGCCGGCGCCCCCCAGTACCCGACAGCACACCCCCTGGTCCAGGCCCAGCAGTGGACTTGGTGA
- the Nkx2-2 gene encoding homeobox protein Nkx-2.2 isoform X3 has product MSLTNTKTGFSVKDILDLPDTNDEEGSVAEGPEEESEGPEPAKRPGALGPGALDAVQSLALKSPFYDSGDNPYTRWLASTEGLQYSLHGLAASAPPQDSSSKSPEPSADESPDNDKEAPGGGGDAGKKRKRRVLFSKAQTYELERRFRQQRYLSAPEREHLASLIRLTPTQVKIWFQNHRYKMKRARAEKASVSKPTDGRRDRGCGAHSVRRVARLDKKRLSGGETPQAWELGLDLQS; this is encoded by the exons ATGTCGCTGACCAACACAAAGACGGGGTTCTCAGTCAAGGACATCCTGGACCTTCCGGACACCAACGACGAGGAAGGCTCGGTGGCCGAAGGGCCGGAGGAGGAGAGCGAAGGGCCGGAGCCCGCCAAGAGGCCCGGGGCGCTGGGGCCGGGCGCCCTGGACGCCGTGCAGAGCCTGGCCCTCAAGAGCCCTTTCTACGACAGCGGCGACAACCCCTACACCCGCTGGCTGGCCAGCACCGAGGGCCTCCAGTACTCCC TGCACGGGCTGGCGGCCAGCGCTCCCCCCCAGGACTCCAGCTCCAAGTCCCCGGAGCCCTCGGCCGACGAGTCCCCGGACAATGACAAGGAGGCCCCGGGCGGCGGGGGGGACGCCGGCAAGAAGCGCAAGCGCCGCGTGCTCTTCTCCAAAGCGCAGACCTACGAGCTGGAGCGGCGCTTCCGGCAGCAGCGGTACCTGTCGGCGCCCGAGCGCGAGCACCTGGCCAGCCTCATCCGCCTGACGCCCACGCAGGTCAAGATCTGGTTCCAGAACCACCGCTACAAGATGAAGCGCGCCCGGGCCGAGAAAG CCAGCGTTTCAAAACCGACGGATGGACGCCGAGATCGAGGCTGCGGGGCCCATAGTGTCCGCAGGGTGGCGCGATTGGATAAGAAAAGACTTTCGGGTGGAGAGACGCCACAGGCCTGGGAGCTCGGTCTGGACCTGCAGAGTTGA
- the Nkx2-2 gene encoding homeobox protein Nkx-2.2 isoform X1, with translation MSLTNTKTGFSVKDILDLPDTNDEEGSVAEGPEEESEGPEPAKRPGALGPGALDAVQSLALKSPFYDSGDNPYTRWLASTEGLQYSLHGLAASAPPQDSSSKSPEPSADESPDNDKEAPGGGGDAGKKRKRRVLFSKAQTYELERRFRQQRYLSAPEREHLASLIRLTPTQVKIWFQNHRYKMKRARAEKAFQNRRMDAEIEAAGPIVSAGWRDWIRKDFRVERRHRPGSSVWTCRVEGSLGRVPLQEGGLRYQRKKHNSLALCLSPECDEEADGMQPFSFVLLLCQTSLLLPPPRSGRSFPPLKTFPCSGKM, from the exons ATGTCGCTGACCAACACAAAGACGGGGTTCTCAGTCAAGGACATCCTGGACCTTCCGGACACCAACGACGAGGAAGGCTCGGTGGCCGAAGGGCCGGAGGAGGAGAGCGAAGGGCCGGAGCCCGCCAAGAGGCCCGGGGCGCTGGGGCCGGGCGCCCTGGACGCCGTGCAGAGCCTGGCCCTCAAGAGCCCTTTCTACGACAGCGGCGACAACCCCTACACCCGCTGGCTGGCCAGCACCGAGGGCCTCCAGTACTCCC TGCACGGGCTGGCGGCCAGCGCTCCCCCCCAGGACTCCAGCTCCAAGTCCCCGGAGCCCTCGGCCGACGAGTCCCCGGACAATGACAAGGAGGCCCCGGGCGGCGGGGGGGACGCCGGCAAGAAGCGCAAGCGCCGCGTGCTCTTCTCCAAAGCGCAGACCTACGAGCTGGAGCGGCGCTTCCGGCAGCAGCGGTACCTGTCGGCGCCCGAGCGCGAGCACCTGGCCAGCCTCATCCGCCTGACGCCCACGCAGGTCAAGATCTGGTTCCAGAACCACCGCTACAAGATGAAGCGCGCCCGGGCCGAGAAAG CGTTTCAAAACCGACGGATGGACGCCGAGATCGAGGCTGCGGGGCCCATAGTGTCCGCAGGGTGGCGCGATTGGATAAGAAAAGACTTTCGGGTGGAGAGACGCCACAGGCCTGGGAGCTCGGTCTGGACCTGCAGAGTTGAGGGATCTCTGGGTAGGGTCCCTTTACAGGAAGGAGGACTGCGATACCAAAGGAAGAAGCACAATTCTTTGGCTTTGTGCTTGTCCCCGGAGTGTGATGAAGAGGCTGATGGCATGCAGCCTTTTTCTTTCGTCCTTCTGCTTTGTCAAACATCTCTGTTACTGCCACCACCACGATCAGGGCGTTCATTTCCACCTTTGAAAACGTTTCCTTGTTCCGGGAAAATGTAA